A single region of the Lineus longissimus chromosome 14, tnLinLong1.2, whole genome shotgun sequence genome encodes:
- the LOC135499243 gene encoding uncharacterized protein LOC135499243 encodes MLAGEKLKRDQLSLKEVGRTSNTTLHIKDDDDRQLSSDVESLDDEEMDKNEEEIESTATGSVCTKTCLGDLQSAAMEIKTFIRVGVEKNMFISRESILNLMDYYRSDDQLTFHRINVTFEGENIAEDMDGLSREMLTCFLKAALSKYFEGSDAKGPKVDHDVMDTDVFSIIGKIISHAYVLLGYFPMSLCKASLCALFDPNVDSEMITSPFLKLLPPLERDL; translated from the exons ATGTTAGCTGGCGAAAAGCTGAAGCGGGATCAACTCTCCCTGAAGGAGGTTGGGAGAACATCAAACACCACACTGCACataaaagatgatgatgatcgccAATTGTCTTCA GATGTGGAATCTTTGGATGATGAGGAAATGGACAAAAATGAAGAGGAGATTGAATCTACTGCTACTGGTTCAGTTTGCACAAAAACCT GTCTTGGAGATCTACAAAGTGCAGCTATGGAGATAAAAACCTTCATTCGAGTTGGTGTGGAGAAGAACATGTTCATCAGCCGTGAGTCGATCTTAAACCTGATGGACTATTATAGGAGTGATGACCAACTGACTTTCCATCGAATCAATGTGACGTTCGAAGGAGAAAACATTGCAGAGGATATGGATGGCTTGTCCCGAGAGATGTTGACGTGTTTTCTGAAGGCTGCCCTCTCAAAGTATTTTGAGGGGAGTGATGCTAAGGGCCCAAAAGTGGACCATGATGTGATGGACACTGATGTTTTCTCCATCATTGGGAAAATCATCAGCCACGCTTACGTGTTGTTGGGGTACTTCCCAATGAGCCTATGCAAGGCATCATTGTGTGCCCTGTTTGACCCGAATGTGGACTCGGAGATGATCACAAGTCCTTTCTTAAAGCTCTTGCCTCCTCTTGAGAGAGACTTATGA